The Pseudoalteromonas carrageenovora IAM 12662 DNA window GCAGTGCACAAACAGGCACAGGTAAAACAGCAGCCTTTGTATTACCACTACTACATAAGCTTTTAAATACACCTAAAAAAGATGAGCCAGGCATTGCCCGAGTGGTCATTTTAACGCCAACGCGTGAGCTTGCTCAGCAAGTATTTGCAAGCTTTGAAAAGTACGCTCAAGGCAGTAATATTAATGGCGCTTTAGCGTATGGCGGTGCAAGTATTGGCCCGCAAATTAAAGCACTTAAAACGGCGCAAGTGATAGTGGCAACGCCAGGTCGTTTGCTCGATCATATAGTTAAAGGCAGTGTGGTGCTTTCAAGTGTTGATTCACTAGTATTCGATGAAGCAGACCGGATGCTCGACATGGGCTTTATTGACGAAATAAAACGTATTCTGCGCCACATTCCAGGCGATCGCCAAACTTTATTGTTCTCAGCAACATTTGACGATAGCGTGTTTGAGCTAAGTAAAAAGCTACTTAAAAACCCTGAGCTGATTGAAGTTGATAAACGCAATTCAGCCGCCGTTGAAGTCGAGCAAGTTATTTACTCGGTAGATGAAGACCGTAAACGCGAGTTGGTATCGCACATGATTGGTATGAAAAACTGGCGCCAAGTACTTATATTTACGCGCACCAAGCAAATGGCCGATAAACTTGCCAAAGAAATGTGTAAAGACGGTTTAAAAACAGAATCCATTCATGGCGATAAATCGCAAGGCGCGCGTGACCGTGCACTACAAAACTTTAAAGAAGGCACTACACGCGTATTAGTTGCCACCGATGTAGCAGCGCGTGGGCTCGATATACCTGCGCTTAAATATGTAATAAATTTTGAACTGCCATACATAGCAGAAGACTACGTACACCGCATTGGCCGTACAGGTCGCGCCGGTGAGCAAGGCCTTGCAATGTCGCTAGTAAGTATTGATGAGCAATGGCTACTTGAAGAAATAGAAGTCCTACTTGATACGCGTTTAGCGCCTCAATGGTTAGAAGGTTACGAGCCAGATTTAAACAAAAAGCCTAAAGATAATCGTAAAAACACCAATAAAGCGCGAAAAGATCGTGATAAAAAACGCATTACAGGTCAAAGAGCACCCAGTAGACGCCGTAAGTAATAGCTTTTGTTTCGCTTTTTTGCCTATACTTGAGCTAATAAATAGCTGAGGTAAAGTTATGTTTGAAACGGATCAATGGGCATTTTCGGGAGTCGATGGCCAAATATCACTGCACAAATGGCAAAAGACCATTGATCTTATTACGGGGCTGTTTTCGGCTCCGTCAGGTTATATAGTACAGGCAACTAGCAAAGGCTACCGGGTTGTAATTAGAAGTAATGAAGGCGGCTCTAACTTTGAAACCAACTCAATACTCCCTCCACAAACACCTCTTTTTTGCAGATACGTAGCGGAAAATAACAATATTTTATATGTTAACGATGCCTGCAATAATGAGCAATGGAATACCATGCCTGAGGTTGTTGAAGATGGCGTTCAATCATACCTAGGATTACCCATTCATTGGCCCGAAGGTGATGTGTTTGGCACGCTATGTTTAAAAGACACAAAACAAACTAGTTATACCGATGAGTATTTTGAGCTAATAGAGCAGCTTCGCGACTTGATTGAAGACGATTTAGCGCTTATTTATAGCTTTGAGCAAATGCGCGAAATAACCATGCTTGACCCACTTACAAACATTTATAACCGCCGCGCACTTACCTTGCTAGCTCAGCAAAAGCTTAACTTAGCACTGCGTTTAGGCTTTGACGTATGCTGCTTGTTTATTGATATAAACGATTTTAAAAAATTAAACGATACCTGCGGCCATGAAGTAGGCGACAAAGCGTTAATTATTTTGGCTAATACCCTAAAAACACATTTAAGAGATGCTGATATAGTAGGGCGTTTAGGCGGCGACGAGTTTATTGCTGTAATGCAGATAAGCGATAAAAGTAAGCTTAGCTATATTATTGATAAAATTACCACTGAGTATTCAAAAGCACTTATAAAAGAAAGTGTCTGTGATTTATCTCTTAGTATTGGCTATAGCTTTACAGATAAACAAAAGCAGCTATTTGATGCATTATTAAATAATGCAGACCAAGCCATGTATAAAAATAAACAAGCGTATAAGCAGGCAAAAAAACTTAACAATACAAGCAGTACACTTAATCATAGCGATAAAAAAGCAAGCCATTAGGCTTGCCAAGAAGGGTGTGAATTTAGTTTAACTTTTAAGCGATTTGTTTTTCGGCTAAGTTTAATTCCATAATCGCTTTTAATAAACGGTATAGGTTTATTGATGCGTCAATTTCTTCTTTACGGTTTGTTAAGCTTTCAATATTTAAGCCTAGTGGCACGTCTAGGTGCGCACAGCTTTTAAGTATTAAGTCGAGGTTTTCGCGGCAAATACGTACAGATTCACTTAATGTGTTTTCTGCATCAAGCATGCGCCATTTAGTGGCCTCTGGCACTGAGATACCCAGCCATTGCATAAACTCTAAGGTTTTTTCGCCGCCGCAGGGAGTAAACGTTAAAATAAGTCGTTTTGGTGCAATGCCTTGTGCTTTACAGGTACGCGCGTAGCTGGTGATTAAATCAATTGTGGCTTGTGCATCGTAAACAGCTTGCGATATAAAAAATTGGCAACCCTGTACTGTTTTTTCTATTAAGCGTTCATGCTCATTTCGTTTACTAGAATGGCGCTCTGCTATGGTAACGCCACCTAAAAAGAAGTCATCACTTCGCTCAGCCAGTGCTTTATAGGCATCGGGTAAGCTTAGCTTTATATCGCCTACCGATGATGGGCTACCCACTAACACGACATTTTTTAAATCGTAGTCGTTTTTAGTTTCGCTTAGCCAATCTTTAAATTCGCCAACGCCACGCTGCGCTACACTTTTATAGGTAATTACATCTTGAGCAGATAAATTACGTAGTAAATGGCTGTACTCTCGCGGGTCTACAGTTTGCTTAAACGGAAATGGGCGAGCTTGATTAGTGCGGCTGCTTTCGTCTTGAATGTCGTAAATTATTACGCCATCGTATTCAATTTCGTGCAAGCGACCTAATAGCTTCTCTGCAATGGTTTTTAATTGCGCTTTATCGGTGCCAACTTTAGGCGGGGTAGTACCAATGAGATAAACACCTTGTTTGGTGTCTTCTATTTTCTCTTGAAGTGATAAAGCCATAATCCTCATTCCAGCTTAGTCCAATGTATGTAATTTAATATAGCAGCCATTTAGACGTCTAGATAGATTTATTTAATGAAAGTTTTTCAACTTAGGTGAGGAATATTCATACTGACAATTTAATAAACCGCCTGATTGACACAGTTGTTTACATAAAAAATGGGCTAAAGCTCTTACATTTACTCGCTTTAAGGCATAATCGAATGTGAGTTAGTAATAAACCTAACAATAAATTTGCTCAATTTAAAAAGGGACAATAATGAAATTTAAATTATTAGCAACAAGCTTAGCGGTATCACTAGCGCTAACTGGCTGCGTAACACAGCAAAGCGAAAACACCCAAACAGCACAACAGCAGCAAACAACAAAAGCTGACGAACGTGTATTTTCGCAAGAGTACTTAATTGAAGAGCTAGATAACGGCTTACGTGTAATGGTAGTTAAAACCGATTACCCAGATGTAGTTTCGCTGCAAATTCCGGTATCAGTTGGCTCGCGCAATGAAGTAAAAGAAGGTAAAACCGGTTTTGCTCACTTTTTTGAGCACATGATGTTTAAAGGCTCTAAAAAATTTCCGCAAGACGAATACACTGCTGTATTTAAAAATGCAGGCGTAGATAACCGTGCATACACCACTAACGATTACACTAACTATCATTTAAACTTCTCAAAGCAGCACCTTGATAAAGTACTTGAAATTGAAGCCGATATTTTTCAAAACCTAACTTACACCGAAGAGCAATTTAGAACCGAAGCGCTTACGGTTAAAGGTGAGTATTTAAAAAATAACGCCAGTCCAATTCGTAAATTATTAAGCGCTGTACGCGAAGAAGCCTTTGATAAACATACCTATAAACATACCACTATGGGCTTTTTTAAAGATATAGAAGCCATGCCAGATCAAATGGCATACGGTAAAGAGTTTTTTGATAAGTTTTATAAGCCTGAATATGTATCGCTAGTGATTGTAGGGGATGTTGACCCTAAAGCCACTATGGCAATGGTTAAAAAGCATTGGGGTGGTTGGGAAAAAGGCGATTACGTTGCCGATATTAAAGCTGAGCCAAAGCAGCAAGCACCTAAATATATACATGAACAAAACGAAGCCTTACCAGGGCATTGGTTACTTGTATCGTATAAAGGTGCGCCATGGGAGCCTGCTAAAAAAGACAGAGCTGCGCTTGATTTAATCTCACAGCTTTATTTTTCAAACAACTCTGACTTATACCAAGAGCTTGTTGTTGATAAACAAATAGCGAGTCAAATGTTTACCTACAATCCAGAGACAAAAGATCCTGGTTTATTACATGTATTTGTAAAAGTAGAAAACGAAGAAGATTTAGCAAAAGCACGTGATGCAATTAACCGCACTTACGCTAAAGCACGCACTGAACTTGTTGATGAGCAAAAGTTAAGCGATTTAAAATCTAACCTTAAATACAGCTTTATTAATGGCTTAGATTCATCTCAAGCGATTGCATCAACCCTTGTAAGTTACATGCATTTTGAGCGCGACCCAGAGGTTATTAACCAGCTTTATAAATCAGCCGACAACATCACAGCACAAGATATTAAAGCAGTGGCTAATAAATACTTTGTAGATGATTCGCGTACAACCGTGACCATGTCGGCACTTGATAAAGCGCCAGGGTTTGAGCAAGAGGCTAACTTAAGTGCAGCAGTTGCAAAGCTTGAACAAGCGCCAGAGGCACCTGTATTTAAAGTGCTTGATAAAACTAATAGTTCGCCGCTGATTGACGTAAACTTTTTATTCAATACAGGTGCAGCCGCAGACCCTCAAGGTAAAAAAGGTGTAGCCGCGCTCACCGCCGCTATGCTTGCTCAAGGTGGCTCACAAAGTACTAGTTATAAAGAAATTCAAAAAGCGCTTTATCCGCTTGCGGGTAGCTTTGGTTATCAAATAGATAAAGAAATGCTGTCGTTCCAAGGGCGTATTCATAAAGATAACGCTGAAACTTGGTATGCACTTGTAAGTGATCAGTTACTTAATCCAGGGTTTAGAGACGATGACTTTAAACGCCTTAAAAAAGAAATGATCGACGGTATTAAGTCGGGCTTAAAAGCCTCTAACGATGAAGAGCTTGGTAAAGAAGTGCTTTACAGTACGCTTTATAAAGGCCACCCATATGAGAGCTACAACTATGGTGATATTTCTGATTTAGAAGCACTTACCCTTGATGATGTTAAAGCATTCTATAACTCAGAGCTTACCCAATCTAAACTAACACTTGGTTTAATTGGCGCAGTGCCTAACGCACTTAAAGCAAATATTATGAGCGACTTAGCAACCTTACCTAAAGGTGAGCAAAGCCGTTTAAGTATTCCTGATGCGCCAGTGCTTAAAGGTCATCATGCAACAATTGTAGAAAAATCGGCGCAATCTACCGCGGTATCGTTTGGTTTCCCAATTGATACTATTCGCAGCAGCGAAGATTGGACTGCACTTTGGCTTGTGCGCTCGTACTTTGGTGAGCATCGTAGTTCTAACTCATACTTGTATGAGCGAATTCGTCAAACACGTGGTATGAACTACGGTGATTACTCGTACATTGAATACTTCCCGCGTGGCATGTTTCAAACTAAGCCTGATGCAAACTTAGGGCGCTCTGAGCAAATATTCCAAATTTGGTTACGCCCGCTGCGCTCTAATAACGATGCACACTTTGCAACGCGTACTGCGTTGTTTGAACTTGATAAACTCATTAAAAATGGCTTAACCGAAAAAGACTTTGAAGCAACTCGTAACTTTTTAATAAACTACGTGCCGCAGTTAGTAGCAAGTCAAAACCGTCAGTTAGGGTATGCACTTGATAGCGAATTTTATAACACAGAGTCGTTTGTAAAATACGTGACAAGTAAACTTGAAAAGCTAACGCTTGCTGATGTTAATCGCGTGATTAAAGATAACCTTCAAACAGAAAACGTACAGTACGTGTTTATTACCGGTGACGGCGAAGACATGAAAAAACGTTTAGTGTCAGAGCAAACCTCACCAATGGTTTACAACACAGAAAAACCAGCAGCGCTTGTTGCTGAGGATAAAGTCATTGCCGATTACACATTAGCTATTCCAGCTAACAACATTGAAGTAATGGCTGTTGAAAAAGTGTTTCAGTAATTAATCTCTTTTTCTAACATATAAAAAATGCCCCAGTGCTTATAGCCTGGGGCATTTTTATTTAATTAGTGTTATTGAAGCGTAATATTAGTTAGTCGCTAAAAGCACTGAGCCTGCGCCTAGAGCAAAGCTTATTAAGGAGCTAATAACAACCCCCGCTAAAAAGCTTTTAGTTGGCGTACTTTTAACGTCATTATTTATAGGCTCATCAAGTTTAATTAGCTCGCCTTGGCGTACTTCAAGTACCGCGCAAAGCGCCATAGTGGTTTCTTTAGAAGCGGCGCCTTCTTTTTCTACCCGTTGAATGGTCCGCAAACTTACATCGCAGGCATCTGCGAGCTGTTGCTGCGTCCAATCTAACTTACTTCTAAGCGATTTAACTGTTGTAGGATTTAATTGCACGTTAAAGCTTCCCTACAAATAGTTCAACAATTGTTGCCGTTGTATAGCCAAACACCGCGCCACCTAATGTACAACCAGCAAGAAAAAATGCTGCCTTTTTAGGATCGTCTGAAAGACTACTTTGAACTTGTTTGTCTATCACACTGCTATTTTTATAAAGAGTGCACTCCAGACGCCCTGTAAGTATATTAAGCATGTCAAATTTTACTTGGTACTGTGAGCCCTCAAAAGCAAAAGAGTGTGTGCTTGCACAGTAGATATTTCGTTTTTTACTGAATAGGTCATCGTTTACAAACACTTCCTCTTTACCGGTAAAGTAACTTCCAAAACAGGCTATTTGATTATCACCATCTTGAAAGTAAAATTTATAACCAAGTTTTTTAGTATTCAATACATCGTTTTTCATCATCGTTATCCTTGTTGAGTTTACGATGCTAATTTAGCGGTAATTATTATTTTTTACGCCGTCAGTAGTATGCCAGTACTTGTTTTGACGTATGACAGAAAGCCTGTCATACATCGTTACCTTTTGATTTTATTATAAAAATAACAAATTTAAATTTGGGTTAATTTAACAGGCTGTCATATAGTATATGCTTTGATTTAAGCATACTGAGCAAAATAATACCTAGAGTTATGCTGCTTAATAATTTTTTATTAAAAAAATGTTAATGACTATACTGATAAACAGAAAAATTAAAATGGAAAGCACGTGTTAGACGATAAAATATTTTTAAAGCAAGTTTTAGACACCACACCGGATCAGGTCGTCGTGATTAATGACTCTGGGGAGATTGTTTTTGTAAACAAGAGCTGGCAAAACTTTGGTGAGCAAAACGACTGTACTTGCTGTGATGTGTGGGAGCAAAAAAATTACTTAGTAGAATGCAAAAAAGCCGCAGATAATGGCGATGAGTTTGGCTTAAATGCGTATCAAGGTATTTTAGCGATAATAGAGCAACAGCAAAGTGATTTTTATTTAGAGTATCCTTGTCATAGCGAAAACGAAAAACGCTGGTTTATGATGCGTGTTGTGCCTTTTGAACTAAGTGATAAAAAATATTATGTTATTAGCCATCAAAATATTACCGAGCGTAAACTAGCTGAAGAGCAAGTACAAAAACTTGCCGCTATTGATGGCTTAACTGATATTGCTAACCGAGGCTTTTTTGATACCTTTTTAGAGCAAGAGTGGAATCGTTGTCAGCGTTTAGGTATGCCGCTGTCGTTGGCTATAATCGACATTGATGATTTTAAATTACTTAATGATACCTACGGGCACCAACAAGGCGATACATGCTTAAAAAAGGTGGCTAAAGTACTCAATGAATTTACTAAACGCCCAGGTGACTTATGTGCCCGTTTTGGTGGTGAAGAATTTGTATTAGTTTATGGAAATACAAGCTCAGATCAGGCCTTGTTAGTATTGAACGATATTTTAGAAAAATTAAAACATTTAAACATTGAAAATAAGCATTCTTTACCCAGCAGAACCCTTACTGTTAGTGTAGGGCTCACGACTATTACACCAAATAGTGACTTTACATGTGCTCATTTAATCAAAGAAGCAGACGATTTACTTTATAAAGCAAAAAATAAAGGAAAAGATGCTTTATGTGTGAGTGATTTAGCGTTCATATAACTTTTTTACTCTTAGTTATACCTAATAACCAGAACAAATAACTAAGGCGTTAACACCTTAGGCTTTAAATCCGTTAAACTTAGGAAAAGGCTCTTTTTATATCAATTTAAGGCAGTGTAGTATTATGCGTCATGAAATTTGGCAACAGCTTCGTAGTGAAGCAAATGAAGTAGTAACTCGCGAACCACTTTTAGCAAGTCATGTGTATTCATGCATTTTGAATCATGAGTGCTTAGGTTCGGCGTTAAGCTTTATTGTTGCTAATAAATTGGCAGATGCTGTGGTCTCTGCATTTACTATTCGTGAGCTGTTTGACCAAGCGTTTGTAAAATGTGACCGCATGCTTTCTTTTGTTGCCGAAGATATTAAAGCAGTGAAAGACCGCGACCCCGCTGCTGAAACTCACCTTACTGTAATGTTAAACCTAAAAGGTTTTCATGCTATTCAAGCGCATCGTTTGGCCAATTGCCTGTGGCAACAAAATCGCAGAGAGTTAGCGCGATTTATTCAAAGCCGTACTTCTGAAGTGTTTGGTGTAGATATTCACCCAGCATGTCAGGTTGGCAAAGGGATAATGTTTGACCACGCAACAGGTATTGTTATTGGTGAAACGGCGGTAATTGAAGATAACGTATCAATACTGCAATCGGTAACGCTTGGTGGTACGGGTAACGAGCAGGGCGACCGTCATCCTAAAATTAGAGCCGGTGTGCTAATTGGCGCAGGTGCTAAAGTGCTTGGTAATATTGAAGTGGGTGAGGGCGCACGTATTGGCGCAGGCTCAGTGGTACTAACAGCAGTGCCGCCACATACCACAGCTGTTGGCGTACCTGCTAAAATTATAGGTAAACCGGATTGTCCCTGTCCCGCGCAAAGTATGAACCAAAACTTTTTAGCGACACCCGAGCCTGAAAACGAATCACATACCAGTGCTATGCTGTGAGATGTAAGTAAAAAATAAAACTTAAAAGGAATTAAGATGAACAAGAATAGTTTGTTAACTCTAGGTATTGGATTTATTGCTGGTGTAGGTTTAACTTGGGGTTATTTTAATTTTACCCCAAATAATTTAGAGCCAGTTAAGTTACAGCAAAGTAATGCTCTTTTGCAAAAAACTCATGCTCAGCAGCCAAAAAGCAGTAAAGTAGTAGCAAATAAAGTTATACCAGCTGTAACTGAACAAGCCGTTAGTTTAGAGCAAAATGAAAATATTACTTCCACCGCTTTCGAACCTCAAGAAATTGATGAGTTACCTCTAGAAGAACAAGTTGTGCAACTTAAGCAACAACTTGCCGAGCAAAAGTCGACGCTTAAAAGTGTTTTAAAGCAAATGAGAGGCCCTTCAGATTTTGAGAAAGTCTTACGTGATAAATTTGACGAGCAAGTACGTGACGAAGAGTGGGCTTATCGTACTGAAATGGCATTACAAGATTTTTTATTAACCGCAGATTTGGCAATTATTCCTGATGTTGTTAGCGCTAAATGTAAAACGACGGTATGTGAATTTGAACTTGCCGCACCCGCTGATAACGATGCATTTGGGAGTGCTCAATGGCGTGAGTTAAACGACAAGTTGATGAAACAAGAGTTTTGGAAACAATTTGTAAGTTCTACATCTACATCAAGTGATACTAAGCTTAGCTTGTTACTAAGCACAGAGCTTTAAACTGTATCAGTATTAAGTAATAGGTATGACCTGCGATTCTACAGAGCCATCGGCAAGCTCTGTA harbors:
- a CDS encoding methylenetetrahydrofolate reductase, producing MALSLQEKIEDTKQGVYLIGTTPPKVGTDKAQLKTIAEKLLGRLHEIEYDGVIIYDIQDESSRTNQARPFPFKQTVDPREYSHLLRNLSAQDVITYKSVAQRGVGEFKDWLSETKNDYDLKNVVLVGSPSSVGDIKLSLPDAYKALAERSDDFFLGGVTIAERHSSKRNEHERLIEKTVQGCQFFISQAVYDAQATIDLITSYARTCKAQGIAPKRLILTFTPCGGEKTLEFMQWLGISVPEATKWRMLDAENTLSESVRICRENLDLILKSCAHLDVPLGLNIESLTNRKEEIDASINLYRLLKAIMELNLAEKQIA
- a CDS encoding sensor domain-containing diguanylate cyclase, whose product is MFETDQWAFSGVDGQISLHKWQKTIDLITGLFSAPSGYIVQATSKGYRVVIRSNEGGSNFETNSILPPQTPLFCRYVAENNNILYVNDACNNEQWNTMPEVVEDGVQSYLGLPIHWPEGDVFGTLCLKDTKQTSYTDEYFELIEQLRDLIEDDLALIYSFEQMREITMLDPLTNIYNRRALTLLAQQKLNLALRLGFDVCCLFIDINDFKKLNDTCGHEVGDKALIILANTLKTHLRDADIVGRLGGDEFIAVMQISDKSKLSYIIDKITTEYSKALIKESVCDLSLSIGYSFTDKQKQLFDALLNNADQAMYKNKQAYKQAKKLNNTSSTLNHSDKKASH
- a CDS encoding helix-turn-helix transcriptional regulator — protein: MQLNPTTVKSLRSKLDWTQQQLADACDVSLRTIQRVEKEGAASKETTMALCAVLEVRQGELIKLDEPINNDVKSTPTKSFLAGVVISSLISFALGAGSVLLATN
- the cysE gene encoding serine O-acetyltransferase codes for the protein MRHEIWQQLRSEANEVVTREPLLASHVYSCILNHECLGSALSFIVANKLADAVVSAFTIRELFDQAFVKCDRMLSFVAEDIKAVKDRDPAAETHLTVMLNLKGFHAIQAHRLANCLWQQNRRELARFIQSRTSEVFGVDIHPACQVGKGIMFDHATGIVIGETAVIEDNVSILQSVTLGGTGNEQGDRHPKIRAGVLIGAGAKVLGNIEVGEGARIGAGSVVLTAVPPHTTAVGVPAKIIGKPDCPCPAQSMNQNFLATPEPENESHTSAML
- a CDS encoding M16 family metallopeptidase is translated as MKFKLLATSLAVSLALTGCVTQQSENTQTAQQQQTTKADERVFSQEYLIEELDNGLRVMVVKTDYPDVVSLQIPVSVGSRNEVKEGKTGFAHFFEHMMFKGSKKFPQDEYTAVFKNAGVDNRAYTTNDYTNYHLNFSKQHLDKVLEIEADIFQNLTYTEEQFRTEALTVKGEYLKNNASPIRKLLSAVREEAFDKHTYKHTTMGFFKDIEAMPDQMAYGKEFFDKFYKPEYVSLVIVGDVDPKATMAMVKKHWGGWEKGDYVADIKAEPKQQAPKYIHEQNEALPGHWLLVSYKGAPWEPAKKDRAALDLISQLYFSNNSDLYQELVVDKQIASQMFTYNPETKDPGLLHVFVKVENEEDLAKARDAINRTYAKARTELVDEQKLSDLKSNLKYSFINGLDSSQAIASTLVSYMHFERDPEVINQLYKSADNITAQDIKAVANKYFVDDSRTTVTMSALDKAPGFEQEANLSAAVAKLEQAPEAPVFKVLDKTNSSPLIDVNFLFNTGAAADPQGKKGVAALTAAMLAQGGSQSTSYKEIQKALYPLAGSFGYQIDKEMLSFQGRIHKDNAETWYALVSDQLLNPGFRDDDFKRLKKEMIDGIKSGLKASNDEELGKEVLYSTLYKGHPYESYNYGDISDLEALTLDDVKAFYNSELTQSKLTLGLIGAVPNALKANIMSDLATLPKGEQSRLSIPDAPVLKGHHATIVEKSAQSTAVSFGFPIDTIRSSEDWTALWLVRSYFGEHRSSNSYLYERIRQTRGMNYGDYSYIEYFPRGMFQTKPDANLGRSEQIFQIWLRPLRSNNDAHFATRTALFELDKLIKNGLTEKDFEATRNFLINYVPQLVASQNRQLGYALDSEFYNTESFVKYVTSKLEKLTLADVNRVIKDNLQTENVQYVFITGDGEDMKKRLVSEQTSPMVYNTEKPAALVAEDKVIADYTLAIPANNIEVMAVEKVFQ
- a CDS encoding sensor domain-containing diguanylate cyclase, encoding MLDDKIFLKQVLDTTPDQVVVINDSGEIVFVNKSWQNFGEQNDCTCCDVWEQKNYLVECKKAADNGDEFGLNAYQGILAIIEQQQSDFYLEYPCHSENEKRWFMMRVVPFELSDKKYYVISHQNITERKLAEEQVQKLAAIDGLTDIANRGFFDTFLEQEWNRCQRLGMPLSLAIIDIDDFKLLNDTYGHQQGDTCLKKVAKVLNEFTKRPGDLCARFGGEEFVLVYGNTSSDQALLVLNDILEKLKHLNIENKHSLPSRTLTVSVGLTTITPNSDFTCAHLIKEADDLLYKAKNKGKDALCVSDLAFI
- a CDS encoding DEAD/DEAH box helicase; translated protein: MSATSFSSLKLDSLLLTAIEQNNYTTPTAIQVKTIPPILAGNDVMGSAQTGTGKTAAFVLPLLHKLLNTPKKDEPGIARVVILTPTRELAQQVFASFEKYAQGSNINGALAYGGASIGPQIKALKTAQVIVATPGRLLDHIVKGSVVLSSVDSLVFDEADRMLDMGFIDEIKRILRHIPGDRQTLLFSATFDDSVFELSKKLLKNPELIEVDKRNSAAVEVEQVIYSVDEDRKRELVSHMIGMKNWRQVLIFTRTKQMADKLAKEMCKDGLKTESIHGDKSQGARDRALQNFKEGTTRVLVATDVAARGLDIPALKYVINFELPYIAEDYVHRIGRTGRAGEQGLAMSLVSIDEQWLLEEIEVLLDTRLAPQWLEGYEPDLNKKPKDNRKNTNKARKDRDKKRITGQRAPSRRRK